Sequence from the Azospirillum formosense genome:
GCTCGGCCAGGAAGCGGACCTGCTCGTCGCGGGTCTGTTCCAGGAACGCGTGGATGGCCTGTTTGGCGGCGTCGGTCATGGTGTCGGGGTCTCGTGCTCGAAGTGGCGGATGATGTCGAGGAGGATGCGCACCGAGAGGTCGGCGTCCTCCACGGTGATGGATTCGGCGGGGTTGTGGCTGATGCCGCCCTTGCAGCGGACGAACAGCATGCCCATCGGCAGCACGCCGGCGAAGGCCATGGCGTCGTGCCCGGCGCCGCTGGGCAGCGACAGGGGGCGGACGCCGGCGCGGACCACCGCCGCCTCGATCTGCCGCCGGATGCCGGTGGAGCAGGGGGCGGCCGCCGCGTCGTGGGTGGTCTCCACCGCCAGATCGACGCCGCGGCGGGCGGCGATGCCCTCGAAGTCGGCGAGGATGGCGGCGCAGGCGTCCCGCCGCACGGCGTCCTCCGGCGCGCGGACGTCCAAGGTGAAGACGACCTCGCCGGGGATGACGTTGACGGCGCCGGGCTTCGCCTCGATCCGGCCCACCGTCGCCACCAATCCGGCTTCGGGGGGCCCGGCGTCGGAGGCCGCGGCCACCCGCTCCGCCGCCAGGGTCATCTCGGCGGCGGCGGCCAGCGCGTCGCGGCGCAGCGCCATAGGCACCGTTCCGGCGTGGCCGGCCATGCCGCGCAGCCGGACGGCGAAGCGCGTCGCGCCGTTGATGGCCGTGACGATGCCGACCGGCAACCCTTCGGCCTCCAGCACCGGCCCCTGTTCGATATGGACCTCCAGGAAGGCCAGCGCCTCCCCCGGCTTGCGGGCCGCCGTGGCGATGGCCTCGGGGTCGCCGCCGAAGGCGCGCAGCGCGTCGGCCATGCGCACGCCGTCGCGGTCGCGCGTCTCCAGCGCCGCCCGGTCGAAGCGCCCGGCCACGGCGCGGCTGCCGGTCAGGGTCACCGGGAAGCGCACGCCCTCCTCGTCGCCGAAGCCCAGCACCTCGACGGCGAAGGGCAGCCGCTCGCCGCGCCGGTCCAGTTCCGCCACCGCGGCGACAGCGGCGAGCACGCCCAGATTCCCGTCATACCGGCCGGCGTTGCGCACCGTGTCGATGTGGGAGCCGATCAGCAGGGCCGGCGCGCCCGGCACGGTCCCCTCGTAACGGCCGACCACCGTGCCCGCCGGGTCCAGCCGGGCGTTCATCCCGGCCTTTCCCATCAGCTCCATCAGCCAGTCCGCGGCGGCCCGGTGCTGGGTCGTCAGGAACAGGCGGGTCAGCAGACCCGGCTCCTCCGTGAAGCCGGCGAAGGCGTCCAGCCGCGCCATCAGGTCCGCGCCGAACGCCGTCATGGAAGCAAGTCCTTGAGGCGCAGCCAGGTGATGCGCTCGACCTGGGCCAGCGCGGTGGCGAACTCCTCCTCCGGGCCGTTGGACAGGCGGGTCTCGAAGGCTTCCAGGATCTCGGCGCGGCTGCGGCCCTTGACCGCCAGGATGAAGGGGAAGCCGAAGCGCGCCTTGTAGGCGTCGTTCAATTCGGTGAAGCGGGCGAACTCCTCGGGCGTGCAGCGGTCGAGCCCGGCGCTGGCCTGCTCCGCCGTGCTGTCGGCGGTCAGCTCGCCGCGCAGCGCCAGCCGCCCCGCCAGATCGGGGTGGGCGTTCAGCAACGCCAGCTTCCGGTCATGGCCGGCGGCGCGCAGGACGGCGACCATCGCGGCGTGCAGACCGTCCGCGTCGTCGGGCAGGTTTCTCCCCTGATTGCCGGCGTCCCAGGCGCCTTCGGCGACCCAGGGCGAATGTTCGAACACGCCGCCGAATCGGGCGACGAAACTTGCACGGTCCATCTCGCTCGGTCGCATCCCGGCCTTCCCTGATCGGTCCCCTGCCCCGCAGCATACCCGCAATCGCCGAGGTCCGCTTTTTCGATCCGTTTGAAAGTCTTTTTGCGCAGGCCCCGTTCGGACCGCGCGGCGGTGCGGCATGGGGTGCGGTATAAGGTTTCTTCGCGGCATTCCACGGCGAGGAGAGAGACCCATGTCCGGAAGCGGGCGCCTGACCACCCATGTTCTCGACACGACGCACGGACGGCCCGGCGCCGGGATCGCCGTCACCCTCTACCGCATCGACGGGGACCGGCGGGAGCGGCTGACCCAAACGCGCACCAACGCCGACGGGCGCTGCGACGCGCCGCTCCTCGCCGGGGCCGACCTGACGCCGGGGGTCTACGAGCTGGTGTTCGAGGCGGGCGACTATTTCCGCGCCTCCGGCCTGGAGATCGTCGAGCCCGCCTTCCTCGACGTGGTGCCGATCCGCTTCGGCGTCGCCAGCGCGGACCAGCACTATCACGTGCCGCTGCTCGTCTCCCCCTACAGCTACTCCACCTACCGGGGAAGCTGATCGGCCCAGGCGGCGAGCAGGCGGCGCTCCTCCGGCGTGATCCCGGTGACGTTGCCGGGGGGCATCGCGTCGGACAGCGCCGCCCAGGTCCGGATCTGGGGCGCGTGGCGGCCAATCGCCTCCGCGCTGTCCAGCATCACGCCGCGCGGCGCCACGCCGATCCCCTCCCACACCGGCTGGGCCGCGTGGCACATGGAGCAGCGGGACAGCACCACCTCCTCCACCTGCGCGAACTCGACCCTGGCCGATGCGGCGGCGGCGCTCTCGCTCCGCGTGCCGGCGGCGCTCAGGCCCACGATGACGGCGACGCCCGCGGCGGCCACCGCCCAGGTCCACCAGGGCGTCGGCTTGCCGGCGTGGCGGCTGTTGAAGAAGTGGCGGATCACCGCCCCCACCACCAGAACCACCGCCACGATCACCCAGCTGTAGCGCGTGCCGAAGGCCAGCGGGTAGTGGTTGGAGATCATCAGGAAGACGACCGGCAGCGTCAGGTAGTTGTTGTGCAGCGACCGCTGCTTGGCCTGCTTGCCCAGCGCCGGGTCGGGCACCTGACCGGCCTTCATGGCGGCCACGGCCTTGGTCTGGTTGGGGATGATGATGCGGAAGACGTTGGCCGACATCATCGTGCCGATCAGCGCCCCGACATGCAGCATCGCCGCCCGCCCGCTGAAAACGTGGCTGAGGCCCCAGGCGACCAGCACCAGGAAGACGAAGCCCGCCGCCGCCAGCTTCACGTCGTCCTTGCCCAGCGGCGACTTGCACAGCCGGTCATAGACGTGCCAGCCCAGCCCCAGGGCGCCCAGGCTGAGCAGCACCGCGCCCCACCAGGGGATGTCCAGCACCGCCGGGTCGATCATGTAGAGCGCGGCGCCGTGGTAGTAGAGCACCGACAGCAGCGCGAAGCCGCTGAGCCATGTGGCGTAGGCTTCCCATTTGAACCAGGTCAGCTTCTCCGGCAGCTCGGGCGGAGCAACCGTGTATTTCATCATGTTGTAGAAGCCGCCGCCGTGGACCTGCCACGCCTCCCCCGCCACCCCGTTGG
This genomic interval carries:
- the uraD gene encoding 2-oxo-4-hydroxy-4-carboxy-5-ureidoimidazoline decarboxylase; its protein translation is MDRASFVARFGGVFEHSPWVAEGAWDAGNQGRNLPDDADGLHAAMVAVLRAAGHDRKLALLNAHPDLAGRLALRGELTADSTAEQASAGLDRCTPEEFARFTELNDAYKARFGFPFILAVKGRSRAEILEAFETRLSNGPEEEFATALAQVERITWLRLKDLLP
- a CDS encoding urate hydroxylase PuuD; this encodes MEPIVWEWVNFLVRWLHVITAIAWIGSSFYFIHLDLSLRRRDGLPNGVAGEAWQVHGGGFYNMMKYTVAPPELPEKLTWFKWEAYATWLSGFALLSVLYYHGAALYMIDPAVLDIPWWGAVLLSLGALGLGWHVYDRLCKSPLGKDDVKLAAAGFVFLVLVAWGLSHVFSGRAAMLHVGALIGTMMSANVFRIIIPNQTKAVAAMKAGQVPDPALGKQAKQRSLHNNYLTLPVVFLMISNHYPLAFGTRYSWVIVAVVLVVGAVIRHFFNSRHAGKPTPWWTWAVAAAGVAVIVGLSAAGTRSESAAAASARVEFAQVEEVVLSRCSMCHAAQPVWEGIGVAPRGVMLDSAEAIGRHAPQIRTWAALSDAMPPGNVTGITPEERRLLAAWADQLPR
- the uraH gene encoding hydroxyisourate hydrolase, whose amino-acid sequence is MSGSGRLTTHVLDTTHGRPGAGIAVTLYRIDGDRRERLTQTRTNADGRCDAPLLAGADLTPGVYELVFEAGDYFRASGLEIVEPAFLDVVPIRFGVASADQHYHVPLLVSPYSYSTYRGS
- a CDS encoding allantoate amidohydrolase, which encodes MTAFGADLMARLDAFAGFTEEPGLLTRLFLTTQHRAAADWLMELMGKAGMNARLDPAGTVVGRYEGTVPGAPALLIGSHIDTVRNAGRYDGNLGVLAAVAAVAELDRRGERLPFAVEVLGFGDEEGVRFPVTLTGSRAVAGRFDRAALETRDRDGVRMADALRAFGGDPEAIATAARKPGEALAFLEVHIEQGPVLEAEGLPVGIVTAINGATRFAVRLRGMAGHAGTVPMALRRDALAAAAEMTLAAERVAAASDAGPPEAGLVATVGRIEAKPGAVNVIPGEVVFTLDVRAPEDAVRRDACAAILADFEGIAARRGVDLAVETTHDAAAAPCSTGIRRQIEAAVVRAGVRPLSLPSGAGHDAMAFAGVLPMGMLFVRCKGGISHNPAESITVEDADLSVRILLDIIRHFEHETPTP